A genomic stretch from Defluviitalea raffinosedens includes:
- a CDS encoding ATP-binding cassette domain-containing protein: MIEVNNLSKSYANIPVLKNISLNLKGNRIHFIMGKNGSGKTTFIKCLLGLEHYEGTITYSGKVLEDVRKSIFAIFDDIPLYNDLNGFQNIRLMLSDKKFFDKNYISELGLLTDQKLKEYVKNYSLGERKKLALIAAILNKPRYLIIDEISNGLDIETLESLQEKLNDLSHHSLILATGHHFEFYENIVNELLVLNVGTITHISNYKKGGDKLYEIYKQYITSSK; this comes from the coding sequence ATGATTGAGGTCAATAACTTATCTAAAAGTTATGCTAATATCCCTGTCCTGAAAAATATAAGTTTAAATTTGAAAGGGAACCGAATTCATTTTATCATGGGCAAAAATGGAAGTGGAAAAACAACTTTCATTAAGTGTCTGTTGGGGTTAGAACATTATGAAGGCACGATCACATATAGCGGTAAAGTATTGGAAGATGTACGGAAAAGTATTTTTGCCATATTTGACGATATTCCACTTTACAATGATCTAAATGGTTTTCAAAATATAAGATTAATGTTATCCGATAAAAAATTCTTTGATAAAAACTATATTTCAGAACTTGGATTATTAACAGACCAGAAGTTAAAGGAGTATGTAAAAAATTATTCATTAGGCGAACGCAAAAAGCTGGCGTTGATTGCAGCGATCCTTAATAAGCCCCGATATCTTATTATAGATGAAATTTCAAATGGACTGGATATTGAAACGCTTGAGAGTTTACAAGAGAAATTGAATGATTTAAGTCATCATTCCTTAATCCTTGCCACAGGTCATCACTTTGAATTTTATGAAAATATCGTTAACGAATTATTGGTCCTTAATGTTGGAACAATAACCCATATTTCAAATTATAAAAAAGGTGGTGACAAGCTATATGAAATCTATAAACAATATATTACAAGTAGCAAATAA
- a CDS encoding metallophosphoesterase family protein, whose product MKANKLAIISDINGNMYALNSFLDYVNADPQIEYVINLGNFIGYGGFSKEIFDLITTDQRFINIIGPNEYRIMNPKDDKDSMSIREEFGEPRIQQLKNIPGVMEIQLYDKKFLMMHSNRYLDSYSLEKRLKFLFMDEYKDTHYAQQHFVYDYILYGCSGISEVSTYIEQPFKRKAEVIISPGDLYMHFYNTICFCLMEFNGSKVDITIKNEKTNTNKMVEKIISMNRDHISVLSNYGYFNVDGDKGTLIIELLHDETMFSQYYKHFWEQSIEFILKEAEYVGFDIPKKDEKIAKELKESLLVYSEHNRNREFCQIEGKINDAVKKLLSKNYLDQDQSFKWSEIWLLDKNKNLLFSFLKYDGKCQFCDLDEEKMAYMKSIVAKSDQLIYRVYE is encoded by the coding sequence GTGAAAGCAAATAAACTAGCTATTATTTCGGATATTAATGGAAATATGTATGCTCTAAATAGTTTTTTGGATTATGTGAATGCAGATCCTCAAATTGAATATGTAATTAACTTAGGAAATTTTATTGGATATGGTGGTTTTTCGAAAGAAATATTTGATTTAATAACAACAGATCAACGCTTTATTAATATCATTGGGCCTAATGAATATCGCATTATGAATCCAAAGGATGATAAAGATAGTATGTCTATTCGGGAAGAATTTGGTGAGCCAAGAATTCAACAGTTAAAAAATATTCCGGGTGTAATGGAGATACAACTTTATGATAAAAAATTTTTAATGATGCATTCGAATAGATATTTGGATAGTTATTCATTAGAGAAAAGACTAAAGTTTTTATTTATGGATGAATATAAAGATACTCACTATGCCCAGCAACATTTTGTGTATGATTATATTTTATATGGCTGCAGTGGGATATCCGAGGTCAGTACATATATTGAACAGCCATTTAAAAGAAAGGCTGAAGTTATAATAAGTCCGGGAGATTTATACATGCATTTTTATAATACGATATGTTTTTGCCTTATGGAGTTTAATGGCAGCAAAGTAGATATTACAATAAAAAATGAAAAAACCAATACAAATAAAATGGTAGAAAAAATCATCAGTATGAATCGAGATCACATATCAGTATTATCAAATTACGGGTATTTTAATGTTGATGGGGATAAAGGAACTTTAATCATTGAATTATTACATGATGAAACGATGTTTTCCCAATACTATAAACATTTTTGGGAGCAATCCATAGAATTTATTTTAAAAGAGGCAGAATATGTTGGATTTGATATACCTAAAAAAGATGAGAAAATAGCTAAGGAATTAAAAGAAAGTCTGTTAGTTTATTCAGAGCACAATAGGAATCGTGAATTCTGTCAGATAGAAGGAAAAATCAATGATGCAGTTAAAAAACTTTTATCAAAAAACTACTTGGATCAGGACCAAAGTTTTAAATGGTCAGAGATTTGGTTATTAGATAAAAATAAGAATTTATTATTTTCATTTTTGAAATATGATGGTAAGTGCCAATTTTGCGATTTGGATGAAGAAAAAATGGCATATATGAAAAGTATCGTTGCAAAATCAGATCAATTAATTTATAGAGTTTATGAGTAA